Genomic DNA from Actinomycetota bacterium:
AGGTTGGTCTTGACCTTATTTTCATAACCAGAATATGTGTGAACGACATACCACTTCTTTGCCATAGCTTTAATCTGTCGCAGAATCTGCACCTCCTAAAGAAGCTTGAGCGAAATTAATTTTATTAATTGTGCAAAGAAAAAATCAAGACATCCTATTAACAAAACAAAAAATAGAACAGCGACCAAAACTACGATTGTCGAGGAAATAATCTCCTTGCGGGAAGGCCATATGACTTTC
This window encodes:
- the secE gene encoding preprotein translocase subunit SecE, whose amino-acid sequence is MAEKKGIVKRLFKYLKEAKSELKKVIWPSRKEIISSTIVVLVAVLFFVLLIGCLDFFFAQLIKLISLKLL